From Candidatus Eisenbacteria bacterium, the proteins below share one genomic window:
- a CDS encoding Zn-dependent oligopeptidase — translation MTLLNSCRVAKAHPMLAFALLIALSPPAARAAVAAEEMPAAAPAPFFTGAPDVATFQVSAEAELQAARDALSAMLAVQGKRTIENTLVPYNAVMTHAENAAYGSHLMESVHPDSTFRARSEELTQRASKFIDDLSLNRPVYDALVEVDAKKEDAATRYFLFRTLQDFRLAGVDKDEATRKTISTLLEELTKTGQDFSRNIRTDSRTIQVDRVEDLAGLPEDFIRSHPPGPDGKITLSIENPDYFPVIRYAQNSDVRRRLMYEDLNRAYPANIAVLDSLIAKRYRLARILGYPTWADYVTVDKMIGSSKNASDFIQRLRSTTFRRAQEEYALYLKRKREDNPAATQVDKWEMSYYGRLIRKRDYDFDPQEARAYFRFDLVKQGVLDVTSKIFGLTYKRMENAAVWDSSVEAYEVFDGPKLLGRFFLDLHPRPGKFNHAAKFTIRQGVAGVQVPEHALVCNFPGGKPGDPGLMEHSDVETFLHEFGHLVHAILGGQGRWEPIAGTAVQRDFVEAPSQMLEEWAWDPKVLQTFARHYQTDQPIPVALVEKMRRADQFGRALNTATQAYYSAISLGIYNAKPDHVNTDAVVADLEPKFTPVPRMENTHMQTSFGHLDGYSAVYYTYLWSLVIAKDMFSRFDRENLLDPTVASQYRDTVLAPGGSMPARELVKGFLKRDYDFKAFDAWLAGKD, via the coding sequence GTGACCCTACTGAACTCGTGCCGAGTCGCCAAAGCCCATCCGATGCTTGCCTTCGCGCTGCTGATCGCGCTGTCGCCCCCCGCCGCCCGCGCCGCGGTAGCCGCCGAAGAGATGCCGGCCGCGGCGCCCGCGCCCTTCTTCACCGGCGCCCCCGACGTGGCGACATTCCAGGTGAGCGCGGAGGCCGAGCTCCAAGCCGCCCGGGACGCGCTCAGCGCGATGCTGGCGGTACAGGGAAAGCGGACGATCGAGAACACGCTCGTCCCCTACAACGCGGTCATGACCCACGCGGAGAACGCGGCGTACGGGTCGCACCTCATGGAATCGGTCCATCCCGATTCGACGTTTCGCGCCCGGTCCGAAGAGCTGACCCAGCGCGCGAGCAAGTTCATCGACGACCTCAGCCTGAACCGGCCGGTCTATGACGCCTTGGTCGAGGTCGACGCGAAGAAGGAGGACGCCGCCACGCGGTACTTCCTCTTCCGGACGCTTCAGGACTTCCGCCTCGCGGGCGTGGACAAGGACGAGGCCACCCGAAAGACGATCTCGACCCTTCTGGAAGAGTTGACCAAGACCGGGCAGGACTTCAGCCGGAACATCCGGACCGATTCCCGAACGATCCAGGTCGACCGAGTCGAGGATCTGGCGGGCCTCCCCGAGGACTTCATCCGGTCCCATCCCCCCGGGCCGGACGGGAAGATCACGCTGAGCATCGAGAACCCCGACTACTTCCCCGTCATCCGGTACGCGCAGAACAGCGACGTCCGGCGCCGGCTCATGTACGAGGACCTGAACCGAGCCTATCCGGCGAACATCGCGGTGCTCGACTCGCTGATCGCCAAGCGCTACCGGCTGGCCCGGATTCTGGGCTATCCGACGTGGGCGGACTACGTGACCGTGGACAAGATGATCGGGTCCTCGAAGAACGCGTCCGACTTCATCCAACGGCTTCGGAGCACGACGTTCCGCCGCGCCCAGGAGGAGTACGCGCTCTACCTGAAGCGGAAGCGCGAGGACAATCCCGCCGCGACCCAGGTGGACAAGTGGGAGATGTCCTACTACGGCCGCCTGATCCGGAAGCGGGACTACGATTTCGATCCGCAGGAAGCGCGCGCCTACTTCCGCTTCGACCTGGTGAAGCAGGGCGTGCTCGACGTGACCTCGAAGATCTTCGGCCTCACGTACAAGCGGATGGAGAACGCCGCCGTCTGGGATTCGAGCGTCGAGGCGTACGAGGTGTTCGACGGCCCGAAGCTGCTCGGCCGCTTCTTTCTCGACCTCCACCCGCGCCCCGGAAAGTTCAACCACGCGGCGAAATTCACGATCCGCCAGGGCGTAGCCGGCGTCCAGGTGCCGGAGCACGCGCTCGTCTGCAATTTCCCGGGCGGAAAGCCGGGCGATCCGGGACTGATGGAGCACTCGGACGTCGAGACGTTCCTCCACGAATTCGGCCATCTCGTGCACGCGATCCTGGGCGGCCAGGGCCGGTGGGAGCCGATCGCGGGGACGGCGGTGCAGCGTGACTTCGTCGAGGCGCCGTCTCAAATGCTCGAGGAGTGGGCCTGGGACCCGAAGGTGCTTCAAACCTTCGCCCGGCACTACCAAACGGATCAGCCGATCCCGGTGGCCCTGGTGGAGAAGATGAGGAGGGCGGACCAGTTCGGCCGCGCCCTCAACACCGCCACGCAGGCCTACTACTCGGCGATCTCCCTCGGCATCTACAACGCGAAGCCCGACCACGTGAACACCGATGCGGTCGTCGCCGACCTCGAGCCCAAGTTCACGCCGGTGCCCCGCATGGAGAACACCCACATGCAGACGTCGTTCGGGCACCTGGACGGCTACTCCGCCGTCTACTACACGTACCTCTGGTCGCTGGTCATCGCGAAGGACATGTTCAGCCGGTTCGACCGGGAAAACCTGCTGGATCCGACGGTCGCTTCGCAGTACCGCGACACCGTGCTCGCCCCGGGCGGGTCGATGCCGGCGAGGGAATTGGTGAAGGGCTTCCTGAAGCGGGATTACGACTTCAAGGCCTTCGACGCCTGGCTCGCGGGCAAGGATTGA
- a CDS encoding GNAT family N-acetyltransferase codes for MKVEDAAAVAHLATQLGYPSTAAQIERRFRALEESPDARALIAEGRDGTVLGWIHVYGTRHLESDPGAEIGGLVVDETARGRGVGSALMASAEAWARERGYEVVRVRTNVIRTKAHEFYKSRGYEVVKSQYRLGKRLV; via the coding sequence ATGAAGGTCGAGGACGCCGCCGCGGTCGCCCACCTCGCGACGCAGCTCGGCTACCCGTCGACCGCCGCCCAGATCGAGCGCCGATTCCGCGCGCTGGAGGAATCTCCCGATGCGCGCGCTCTGATCGCCGAGGGTCGAGACGGGACGGTTCTCGGGTGGATCCACGTCTACGGAACCCGGCATCTCGAGTCGGACCCCGGCGCGGAGATCGGCGGCCTCGTCGTGGACGAAACGGCCCGCGGACGGGGCGTCGGATCGGCGCTCATGGCCTCGGCGGAAGCATGGGCGAGAGAGCGCGGGTACGAGGTCGTGCGCGTCCGAACCAACGTCATCCGCACCAAGGCCCACGAGTTCTACAAGTCTCGGGGATACGAGGTCGTCAAGTCGCAGTACAGGCTGGGGAAGAGGCTCGTGTAG
- a CDS encoding porin family protein, with the protein MRRSRPGAVLAGFNLARYRVRGSMVAALKHGPFPGVHLLEHRRNRMRRIRISTVSAVAIAVAVAGWSATASAIQKPFQIGVGGGVSVPVGDAGDALKSGWHGSVIAKFNPPGLPFDLRAIGSYKHFKLDPATVGSDGASKIISGLGNITYTLPFPGPVRPYITAGLGAFNMKTTFDAAGAPKPGSVTKFGIDAGAGVQFGLMGLNGFVEGKIENVYTDQGFSTAVTKDLKTQIIPVTFGIFF; encoded by the coding sequence ATGAGGCGATCGCGACCGGGAGCGGTGCTTGCAGGATTCAATTTGGCACGCTATCGAGTCCGGGGTAGCATGGTGGCCGCATTGAAACACGGCCCCTTCCCAGGTGTCCACTTACTCGAACACAGGAGGAATCGCATGAGGCGGATTCGAATCTCCACGGTCTCAGCCGTTGCCATCGCCGTTGCGGTGGCGGGTTGGTCGGCCACGGCGTCGGCGATTCAGAAGCCGTTCCAGATCGGCGTGGGCGGCGGCGTCAGCGTCCCGGTCGGAGACGCGGGCGACGCTCTGAAGAGCGGTTGGCACGGATCGGTGATCGCCAAGTTCAATCCTCCCGGCCTGCCGTTCGACCTCCGGGCGATCGGCTCCTACAAGCACTTCAAGCTCGACCCCGCAACGGTCGGCTCCGACGGCGCGAGCAAGATCATCTCGGGCCTCGGCAACATCACGTACACGCTGCCGTTCCCGGGGCCGGTGAGGCCCTACATCACGGCCGGGCTCGGCGCGTTCAACATGAAGACCACGTTCGACGCGGCGGGCGCTCCGAAACCGGGCTCCGTGACCAAGTTCGGCATCGACGCGGGCGCCGGCGTGCAATTCGGGCTGATGGGGTTGAACGGGTTCGTGGAAGGCAAGATCGAGAATGTCTACACCGATCAGGGGTTCAGCACGGCCGTCACGAAGGACCTCAAGACCCAGATCATCCCCGTTACGTTCGGAATCTTCTTCTAG
- a CDS encoding MFS transporter, which translates to MNPASTAPGRDRLIVYTAAFLRALATGMIAVLIGIHLAKLRFDPASIGTVVAAGLAGATAAALLVTVAGDRIGRRRALIGLGILGALGGLAVALAAKPYIVGLAAFFGMLNGMGRDRGASMILDQVVLPATTTDDRRTYAFAYYNIVQDIGHALGSLLAGLPLLVRRFVPMAEGDSLRLAVGFYALLLLATAVLYAALSPRVEPVAPKEKVRISPETRRIVTRISALFALDGLGGGFLTTAMLSLFFYSRFHVDEGVVGALFFGARTMNALSHMGAAWLARRIGLVNTMVFTHIPSSLLLLTVPLAPSFLVAAILFLIREGLVEMDVPTRQSYVMAVVRPEERTFASGVTHIVRLGSWAAAPAFAGLFMRTASLAAPLVIGAAMKITYDVLLFSAFRSIRPPEEVAGSPLSATK; encoded by the coding sequence TTGAATCCTGCAAGCACCGCTCCCGGTCGCGATCGCCTCATCGTCTATACCGCGGCCTTCCTCCGCGCGCTCGCCACCGGGATGATCGCCGTCTTGATCGGCATCCATCTCGCCAAGCTCCGGTTCGACCCGGCTTCGATCGGGACGGTGGTGGCGGCCGGGCTGGCCGGCGCCACCGCGGCCGCGCTCCTCGTCACCGTCGCCGGCGATCGGATCGGACGGCGCCGTGCCCTTATAGGGCTGGGGATTCTAGGCGCGCTCGGCGGGCTGGCGGTCGCGCTCGCGGCGAAACCGTACATCGTGGGGCTCGCCGCGTTCTTCGGGATGTTGAACGGCATGGGCCGAGACCGCGGCGCCTCGATGATTCTGGATCAGGTCGTGCTCCCGGCAACGACCACCGACGACCGGCGAACCTATGCGTTCGCCTATTACAACATCGTGCAGGACATCGGGCACGCCCTCGGATCGCTGCTGGCGGGGCTACCGCTGCTCGTCCGGCGCTTCGTTCCCATGGCCGAGGGCGACTCGCTTCGCCTCGCGGTCGGCTTCTACGCGCTCCTCCTCCTCGCGACGGCGGTCCTGTACGCCGCGCTCTCGCCGCGCGTGGAGCCGGTGGCTCCGAAAGAAAAGGTGCGGATCTCGCCCGAGACCCGCCGGATCGTCACCCGGATCTCGGCCTTGTTCGCGCTCGACGGCCTGGGGGGCGGGTTCCTGACAACGGCGATGCTCTCGCTATTCTTCTACAGCCGGTTTCACGTGGACGAAGGCGTCGTGGGCGCGCTCTTCTTCGGGGCCAGGACGATGAACGCGCTTTCCCACATGGGCGCGGCGTGGCTCGCGCGCCGGATCGGCCTCGTGAACACGATGGTGTTCACGCACATCCCTTCGAGCCTCCTGCTCCTCACGGTTCCGCTCGCGCCGAGCTTTCTCGTGGCGGCGATCCTCTTCCTGATCCGGGAAGGGCTCGTGGAGATGGACGTTCCGACGCGACAGTCCTACGTGATGGCGGTCGTTCGGCCCGAGGAGCGGACGTTCGCGTCCGGCGTGACGCACATCGTGCGGTTGGGATCGTGGGCGGCCGCGCCCGCATTCGCGGGGCTCTTCATGCGGACCGCGTCACTCGCCGCGCCGCTCGTGATCGGCGCCGCGATGAAGATCACCTACGACGTGCTGCTCTTCTCCGCGTTCCGGTCGATCCGGCCTCCGGAGGAGGTCGCGGGATCCCCTTTGAGCGCGACGAAGTAA
- a CDS encoding class I SAM-dependent methyltransferase — translation MAGFPPNEFRVHPSPPPGRVAPPRSGRRLLRARRRSHLGGVARRVNRPPAETIALELYSRAEAHPGDSLLQFGSLLGAYQYLPLYRLFRNYVPEGARVLDWGAGNGHFSYYLQRSGYRASGYSLLDGSFLRWLPDRDYPFLRGDEREPVQLPYADGSFDAVASVGVLEHVRETGGSEAGSLAEIARVLRPGGVFACYHFPNRSSWIDWAARRVPGKHHHEFRFTRSDIESLTAGAGLRLLEAGRYGVLPRNFGHRLPAALRRSRALAEAWDGLDSVLAVPLSTWCQNHYFVALKGDPATSSGGRIDRNAEKSSTS, via the coding sequence GTGGCTGGATTCCCTCCGAACGAATTCCGAGTTCATCCATCTCCTCCGCCTGGCCGAGTCGCGCCGCCGCGAAGCGGTCGCCGCCTACTTCGAGCACGGAGGCGATCGCATCTTGGGGGTGTCGCCCGCCGCGTGAACCGGCCGCCGGCGGAGACGATCGCCCTCGAGCTGTACTCGCGCGCGGAAGCGCATCCCGGCGATTCCCTGCTCCAGTTCGGCAGCCTTCTGGGCGCGTACCAATATCTGCCGCTCTACCGTCTCTTCCGGAACTACGTGCCCGAGGGGGCCCGGGTGCTCGACTGGGGCGCCGGCAACGGGCACTTCTCATATTACCTTCAGCGTTCCGGGTACCGCGCGTCGGGCTATTCGCTTCTCGACGGGTCGTTTCTCCGCTGGCTTCCGGACCGCGATTACCCATTCCTGCGCGGGGACGAACGCGAGCCGGTCCAACTCCCATACGCCGACGGTTCGTTCGACGCGGTCGCATCGGTGGGGGTCCTGGAGCACGTTCGCGAGACCGGGGGGAGCGAGGCGGGGAGCCTGGCGGAGATCGCCCGCGTGCTCCGGCCCGGCGGCGTGTTCGCCTGCTACCACTTCCCCAACCGATCCAGCTGGATCGACTGGGCGGCGCGGAGGGTGCCAGGAAAGCACCATCACGAATTCCGGTTTACCCGGTCCGACATCGAGTCGCTCACCGCGGGCGCGGGGCTCCGCCTTCTCGAGGCCGGCCGCTACGGGGTTCTACCTCGAAATTTCGGCCACCGCCTGCCGGCCGCGCTGCGCCGGTCGCGCGCGCTTGCCGAGGCGTGGGACGGGCTCGACTCCGTTCTCGCCGTTCCCCTCTCGACCTGGTGCCAGAACCATTACTTCGTCGCGCTCAAAGGGGATCCCGCGACCTCCTCCGGAGGCCGGATCGACCGGAACGCGGAGAAGAGCAGCACGTCGTAG